From the Streptococcus sanguinis genome, the window ATAAGGCTGGTTAAAGAAATTAACTGCCAGAGCGACTTCTCCCTGCTTGATGGTAAAGCGCAGGCGATTGCGTTTGTAGCCGTAATACTGGACATTGGCCGGGGTCACGACCTGACCAGAAACAACCGCCTTTTCTCCATCCTCCAAGTCTAGGACATTTTTACTCTTAAAATCCTCATAACGAAAAGGAAAATAAAGCAGCAAATCCTGCAAAGTCTCTAGACCCAGCTTGGCAAATTTTTCTGCTGATTTCGGTCCCACACCAGGCAGAACCGTCAAAGGTTGGTGTAAATTCATAATTCCTCTTTCAGTTCTGATACTGCTGCGCTGCTGACATCACAGACAGGGACCAAGCTAGAACATTATCAAGTACTTCAAGCGGTTCCCTGCATTAATCTGCTTAGTCTTTATAGACCCTCGGTACACGGTCGCTAATCAAGCAGACCACCTCATAGTTAATGGTGCCACGTTTTTCTGCCACATCTGTCGCCGTAATGGTCTCCGCTCCGCTATTTCCAATCAACACAACCGGCGTGCCAAGGGGATAAGACTGAGGCAGGCGCACTGTAATCTGGTCCATGGAAACGCGGCCGACAATAGGGCAGCGCTGACCGTCAATCAAGACATCAAAGCCCTGCATATCCCGTGTCCAACCATCCGCATAACCCAAAGGAATGGTACCAATCCACTCTTGAGACTGGCTAGTGTAGGTGGCTCCATAGCCAACATCTGCTCCAGCCTCAACTTCTTTGACATGCACCAATTCTGAGACCAGAGATAAGGCCGGCTTGAATTCATAAGGAAGTTCCAAGACTCTTCCGCTGGGGTTGAGACCATAGATGATATCCCCCAGCCGAACGGCATTTAGAACGGTCTCACTGTGCCAGAGAGAGGTGGCGGAATTACTAGCGTGAACGAGAGGAGTAACACTGTCCAGCTCAGATAAGATCTGATGAAAACGAGCCAGCTGGGCTTCAAACTTATGGTGTTCCGCTTCATCTGCTGTTGCAAAATGGGTAAAAATTCCCTCCGCTACAGCCCCAGCAGCCTGCAGGCGATGGATTGCCTCCTGAGCTTCCTGACTATCTCGAAAACCAATCCGCCCCATACCAGAGTCAATCTTGATATGAAAGTTCAATCCAGTCAAGTCTTCTTCAGCAGTTAAAGCTAGATCCAACCATTCTAAACTGGCTACGGTCAGAGACACCTTTCCCTTTCTAGCCAGCGGAAGCGCAGCCAGATCTGATACTCCAAGCACCAGAATTTTTTTGCCAATGCCAGCTGAACGCAGCTCCAAGGCTTCATCGATATTAGACACACAAAAGCCATCTACGAGGGGCTCAATATGCCTAGAAACCTCAATAGCTCCGTGGCCATAAGCATTGGCCTTGACAACGGCCCACTTCTCTGTCGTCTGAGGCAGATGGGCACTCAATTGTCTAATATTAAAATCAATGGCAGCTAAATCAATCACTGCCTTGCTGGGTCTATGCAGACTAGCTTTCATCATTTTCCTCCAAAATAACGCTGGCTGTAACTAGGCCAGCAGCATGGCTGAGCGAAATCCAAACCTTGCCAGTAAAAGGTGACCGGCTGAAATAAGGCGCTCCCTGACGGTCATTTAAAATCTCTAAGTCTTGAAACCTGAGCTTACCGATGCCGGTTCCCCAAGCTTTAGAAAAAGCCTCCTTGGCAGCCCAACGGCCAGCCAGAAATTCAATTTTCCGTTTGCCGGATAACTCCTCAAAACGAGAAAGCTCCGCCTCGGTCAGCACCTTCTTTGCAAAGCGGGCATTTTTCAGATAGGCTCGCTCAATGGCAGCCAGCTCTTCTATATCAATTCCGTGTCCTTTTATCATATCATTCTCTAGAAAGGCGACAAAACTCAGCTGGGCCGCCAGCTGAGTTCGTCTTCACCCGACAGTTAGTCCTCTTTACAGGTCAAGACTGTCCCTTTCAATTTTCCTTAATTATCTAAATAAAGTGTTGTAAATTTCTTCAATGAGCTGAACTGTATTATCCCAGCCCAGGCAAGGGTCAGTGATAGATTTACCAAAGACTTCCGCCTCATTTTGCCGGCCGTCTTCCAGATAAGACTCAATCATAAAACCACGAACCGCTCTCTTAATCTTTTCGTTCCAATCCCGATTCAGCAAGGTCTGACGTACAATCCTAATCTGTTCCAGATATTGTTTGCCGGAGTTATCGTGATTGGTATCGATGACGATGAAAGGATTCTCCAAGCCCATCTTTTCATAGTAGGAAATGGCATCCAGCATATTTTCATAGTAGAAATTTGGAATGTTCTTACCGTATTCATTGGTAGCCCCACGCAGAATAACGTGAGCCAAAGTATTCTCAGAGGTTTCTACTTCCTGGCCATGAAAAAGGAAAGTCTGCTTATTTTGTGCCGCATAGACAGCGTTAAACATAACTCCCAGATTACCAGAAGTTGGATTTTTCATGCCGACTGGAGCGTCAATACCTGATGCCACAAAGCGGTGCTCCTGGTCTTCAACCGAGCGAGCCCCCACAGCATGATAGCTGACCAAGTCGTCTACCAGCACAAGATTGGACGGATAGAGCATCTCATCAGCCGTCGTCAGACCAGTCTCTGTGATAACACGGTAGTGCAGCTGACGAACAGCCTGCAAACCATTGATAAGACTAGGTGCTTTAGAAGTATCCGGCTGGTGAACCAAGCCCTTATAACCATCCCCATTGGTCCGCGGCTTAGCAGTATAGACCCGCATGACGATAAAAATCTTATCTGCGACCTTCTTCTGCAGCTCTGACAAACGGCGGGCATACTCCAGCACAGCCTCTTCATTGTCTGATGAGCAAGGACCAATCACCAAGAGAATACGCTCGTCTTCCCCACTGAGAATCTCAGCTAGTTCTTGGTCTCGCTTGTTTTTATGAGTCAAGGCCTGACCAGTCAGCCTGGTTCTGGACTTAATCTGCTCAATGTCAATCTTCTGACCTTTTTCAATAAACGCCATACTATTTTCCTAATGTATCATAAATCTCACGAACCAGCTGTTCTGTATTTGCCCAACCCAGACAAGGATCAGTAATGGACTTGCCAAAGACTTCTGGTTCGTCCTGACGACCGTCTTCCAGATAAGACTCAATCATAAAGCCACGCACTGTAGCCTTAATCTTTTCATTCCAGTCCCGGTTAATCAGAGTCTGGCGAACGATACGGACCTGCTCCAGATACTGCTTACCAGAGTTATCATGATTGGTATCAATGATGATAAAGGGATTTTCTAAGCCCATTTTTTCATACTGGGCAATGGTATCCAGCAGGTTATCATAATAGTAATTGGGAATATTCTTGCCGTATTCATTCAGAGCACCGCGCAAGATGGCATGCGCCAAGGGATTGCCAGATGTTTCTACTTCCTTACCAGCGAATAGGAAACTCTGCTTGTTCTGAGCTGCATAGATGCCGTTAAACATGACATTGAGATTACCAGAAGTCGGATTTTTCAAGCCCGTTGGCAAATCTGCTCCACTAGCCACAAAGCGGTGCTGCTGGTCTTCGACCGAGCGAGCTCCTACAGCCATGTAAGAAATCAAATCATCTACCAGAGGCAGATTTTCCGGATAGAGCATCTCATCAGCTGTGGTCATGCCCGTTTCAGAAATAACCCGATAGTGCAGATTGCGAACTGCCTTGATACCGTTAATCAGACTAGGAGCGGCAGTCGCATTAGGCTGATGAATAAGCCCTTTGTAGCCATCTCCGTTCGTCCGAGGCTTAGCAGTATAAACCCGCATGACCATGAAAATGCGGTCTTTTACTTCTTCTTGGAGAGCAGATAGACGCTTGGCATACTCTAGCACCGCTTCTTCGTTATCTGAAGAGCAGGGACCGATAACCAAGAGAATGCGGTCATCTTGGCCACGCAGAATGGCTTCCAACTCTCGGTCACGCTTTTCCTTGCGAGCTAACATGTCGCCTTCTAGCTTAGCAAGTTGGCGAACTTCTGCCACATCAATGGGTTGACTAGTTGCTTTAAAGGTCATCTATTCTCCTTCTTTTATGTTTTACTTTTTGCGGCCGTGACAGTTCTTGAACTTCTTGCCAGAACCACATGGACAAGGGTCATTTCTCTTTACATTAGACAGGTTTACATTCTCAGGCATATTTGGCGCCTTGGCAGAGATATTGCGGGTAGCTGTGGTATTGATAGCCCGCTCTGTCCGAGGGCGCTCTTGCTCATGAATCTGCGCTTTCATCATCAGACGAGTCACGTCAAACTCAATAGAGCCAATCATATCGTTGAACATACGGAAGCTTTCTGCTTGATATTCGACAACTGGGTTATTTTGTGCATAACCGCGCAGTCCAACAGCATTGCGCAGCTGGTCAAGGGCGTCGATATGGTCAGTCCACTTGCTGTCCACCACGCGCAGAATCAAGACCTTCTGGAATTCACGTACAGCTTCTTCGTCTCGCAGTTTAGCAATCTGACTGTCGTAGACTTCCAATGCACGTTCAAACAGATAATCTTTGATTTCTTGGTCAGACTTGCCTTCCAAATCGCTGTCTGAAATAGAATCTTCTGAAACCAAGTTATACTTAGCAAAGTTTAAAATCGCTTCAATCTTATCATCCTGATCAGAGTGGCTGCTGCCATCAACGATACGGTTGATCGTCCGCTTAATCATAGCATGGATTTCAGGACTGAGGTCACGGTCAGCAGTAATGACATCGTGGCGCTCGGCATAGATGATTTCCCGTTGCTCGCGCATCACGTCATCATACTGCAAGACTTGTTTCCGCGTATCGTAGTTATTTCCTTCGACACGCTTCTGAGCTGCCTCTACCTGACGGGTCAGCATGCCAGACTTGATAACAGAATCTTCGTCACTAAGGTTCATTCGATCCAAGAGGGCTTTAATGCGCTCTGAGCCAAAGCGACGCATCAGCTCATCTTCCAGTGATAGATAGAACTGTGACTCACCTGGATC encodes:
- a CDS encoding 3-deoxy-7-phosphoheptulonate synthase; translated protein: MTFKATSQPIDVAEVRQLAKLEGDMLARKEKRDRELEAILRGQDDRILLVIGPCSSDNEEAVLEYAKRLSALQEEVKDRIFMVMRVYTAKPRTNGDGYKGLIHQPNATAAPSLINGIKAVRNLHYRVISETGMTTADEMLYPENLPLVDDLISYMAVGARSVEDQQHRFVASGADLPTGLKNPTSGNLNVMFNGIYAAQNKQSFLFAGKEVETSGNPLAHAILRGALNEYGKNIPNYYYDNLLDTIAQYEKMGLENPFIIIDTNHDNSGKQYLEQVRIVRQTLINRDWNEKIKATVRGFMIESYLEDGRQDEPEVFGKSITDPCLGWANTEQLVREIYDTLGK
- the alr gene encoding alanine racemase — its product is MKASLHRPSKAVIDLAAIDFNIRQLSAHLPQTTEKWAVVKANAYGHGAIEVSRHIEPLVDGFCVSNIDEALELRSAGIGKKILVLGVSDLAALPLARKGKVSLTVASLEWLDLALTAEEDLTGLNFHIKIDSGMGRIGFRDSQEAQEAIHRLQAAGAVAEGIFTHFATADEAEHHKFEAQLARFHQILSELDSVTPLVHASNSATSLWHSETVLNAVRLGDIIYGLNPSGRVLELPYEFKPALSLVSELVHVKEVEAGADVGYGATYTSQSQEWIGTIPLGYADGWTRDMQGFDVLIDGQRCPIVGRVSMDQITVRLPQSYPLGTPVVLIGNSGAETITATDVAEKRGTINYEVVCLISDRVPRVYKD
- the acpS gene encoding holo-ACP synthase, coding for MIKGHGIDIEELAAIERAYLKNARFAKKVLTEAELSRFEELSGKRKIEFLAGRWAAKEAFSKAWGTGIGKLRFQDLEILNDRQGAPYFSRSPFTGKVWISLSHAAGLVTASVILEENDES
- a CDS encoding 3-deoxy-7-phosphoheptulonate synthase; this encodes MAFIEKGQKIDIEQIKSRTRLTGQALTHKNKRDQELAEILSGEDERILLVIGPCSSDNEEAVLEYARRLSELQKKVADKIFIVMRVYTAKPRTNGDGYKGLVHQPDTSKAPSLINGLQAVRQLHYRVITETGLTTADEMLYPSNLVLVDDLVSYHAVGARSVEDQEHRFVASGIDAPVGMKNPTSGNLGVMFNAVYAAQNKQTFLFHGQEVETSENTLAHVILRGATNEYGKNIPNFYYENMLDAISYYEKMGLENPFIVIDTNHDNSGKQYLEQIRIVRQTLLNRDWNEKIKRAVRGFMIESYLEDGRQNEAEVFGKSITDPCLGWDNTVQLIEEIYNTLFR